A section of the Thermoanaerobaculia bacterium genome encodes:
- a CDS encoding enoyl-CoA hydratase-related protein has product FGFQEILYSKRDWVATVTMNRPDKYNAYTYRTLQEMTQAFRDAAWDDQVAVVVLTGAGEKAFCTGGDVKEYAEKYVAAPRDYWKYMALFRAYIDAILSTGKPVVARINGVAVGGGNETVLACDLAVIAEHASVGQVGVRVGSVACGGATQWLSLATGDKRAREMLFTNRQVPARQALEWGLVNRVAPTVTREGRLVDAPSAEEIEKARKGRDGYGIDLSRLDAEIDALTAELLATFPECVRYTKQQANFWKDFAWSLTVRHAQDWLALHYTDYEPLEGMTAFARKRPVDFAAVRARATTPGGSPETPWGAHVGECPSCGASGLPSTFRFCGVCGVEVAAAAVTP; this is encoded by the coding sequence CTTTGGGTTCCAGGAGATTCTCTACAGCAAGCGCGATTGGGTGGCGACGGTGACGATGAACCGTCCCGACAAGTACAACGCCTACACCTATCGGACCTTGCAGGAAATGACGCAGGCATTCCGTGACGCTGCCTGGGACGACCAGGTTGCCGTAGTCGTGCTGACCGGCGCGGGCGAGAAGGCATTCTGCACCGGCGGGGACGTCAAGGAGTACGCGGAGAAGTACGTCGCCGCGCCCCGGGACTACTGGAAGTACATGGCCCTGTTCCGCGCGTACATCGACGCGATCCTCTCGACCGGAAAGCCGGTGGTCGCCCGGATCAACGGGGTCGCCGTCGGAGGCGGCAACGAGACCGTCCTCGCCTGCGACCTCGCCGTGATCGCCGAGCACGCGTCGGTCGGCCAGGTCGGGGTCCGCGTGGGATCCGTCGCGTGCGGAGGCGCCACGCAGTGGCTGTCGCTCGCGACCGGGGACAAGCGCGCGCGAGAGATGCTGTTCACGAACCGGCAGGTGCCCGCGCGTCAGGCCCTCGAGTGGGGCCTCGTCAACCGGGTCGCGCCGACGGTCACCCGCGAGGGCCGTCTGGTCGACGCGCCGTCGGCCGAGGAGATCGAGAAGGCGCGCAAAGGGCGGGACGGCTACGGGATCGATCTCTCCCGGCTCGACGCGGAAATCGACGCCCTGACCGCCGAGCTCCTCGCGACGTTCCCCGAGTGCGTGCGCTACACGAAGCAGCAGGCGAACTTCTGGAAGGACTTCGCCTGGTCGCTCACGGTGCGCCACGCCCAGGACTGGCTCGCGCTCCACTACACCGATTACGAGCCGCTCGAGGGCATGACGGCCTTCGCGCGCAAGCGCCCCGTCGATTTCGCCGCGGTGCGGGCGCGCGCGACGACTCCGGGAGGCTCGCCCGAGACGCCCTGGGGCGCGCACGTCGGGGAATGCCCGTCCTGCGGGGCCTCGGGGCTGCCGTCGACGTTCCGGTTCTGCGGAGTCTGCGGCGTCGAAGTCGCGGCCGCGGCCGTCACGCCGTGA